In a genomic window of Phaeodactylum tricornutum CCAP 1055/1 chromosome 6, whole genome shotgun sequence:
- a CDS encoding predicted protein encodes MNQLLFVFAFLCLSTVSSFTIPVRHSDQRAVLVFAGTKEDEIAALEEKLRRLKEDEDQKMKEEDLNVFAADQRTLERVRGKDMLLSEQELIEAQIMEKQDDSDGNIVPKVAAALGLAVALLLFAQIPVGQEDYQKYSVSGSSTVRTIDLGDLNRDVSRP; translated from the coding sequence ATGAATCAGCTTCTGTTCGTGTTTGCGTTTCTGTGCCTTAGCACAGTGTCGTCGTTTACCATTCCAGTGCGGCACTCAGACCAACGGGCAGTTTTGGTGTTCGCAGGCACCAAAGAAGACGAAATTGCAgcattggaagaaaagctgCGCAGGTTaaaagaagacgaggatcAAAAGATGAAAGAAGAGGACCTCAACGTATTTGCCGCCGATCAGAGGACGCTGGAAAGAGTACGAGGAAAAGACATGCTGTTGTCCGAGCAAGAACTAATCGAAGCTCAAATAATGGAAAAGCAAGACGACAGCGATGGCAACATAGTTCCCAAAGTTGCGGCTGCTTTGGGGCTAGCTGTAGCCTTGCTTCTATTTGCGCAAATCCCTGTTGGTCAAGAGGATTATCAAAAGTACTCCGTGTCTGGTTCGTCAACTGTGCGAACAATTGATCTTGGAGACTTAAACAGAGATGTATCGCGCCCGTAG
- a CDS encoding predicted protein produces the protein MSIPDGDFADEDGRRQQQAEPSTDSSARVTAFLSQAGLAESTIDPLSLAALEELLPTVESVKNSSGLLPLDDEHAVFPAATESLDPIPGAGTNIPSLSTPSTRSLAGVGATPSHPSLSTPTMTKSLVNTNNHGTPNDPPITTTEQLILETLEYQTQLLLKLHQRVEKLSQRNPPQSQGDASVKAIECESEQASTTVPVTPPNDQPPPQPRGGAARRPLVIRRNQRNRRPNVGEQWGQTRIYRLTRLLVGLYRQRVQELDMGLMLKMLVMVAILIARIQGSRHRRHQETPEETSWLWMYRFYFSSFFIVVAFLYQTGFLSFVYWFVVKEKYVTRILLDAEDLDVDAELVRQQQRPEPPRPVPRDAEPQPNAEGANNDVHENREGPVGGAVRDGDWQNTVFGGRIAPPGQGVIGVAQDIGYLLITFFLSIFPMWQPERPPQPVENRADPEADELPQDIQQPENGPGELPQVRDPVNPVESESESEVEDDSD, from the coding sequence ATGTCGATACCAGATGGTGACTTCGCGGATGAAGACGGCCGGCGACAGCAACAGGCCGAGCCATCGACCGATTCTTCGGCCCGCGTGACCGCGTTTTTGTCACAAGCGGGTCTCGCTGAAAGCACGATCGATCCACTTTCCTTGGCTGCCTTGGAAGAGCTACTGCCAACGGTAGAATCCGTCAAGAATTCGTCGGGATTGCTCCCCCTGGACGACGAGCACGCCGTTTTCCCAGCGGCAACAGAGTCGTTGGATCCGATCCCCGGTGCCGGCACGAATATTCCTTCTCTCTCCACTCCTTCTACCCGTTCTCTGGCTGGGGTTGGTGCCACGCCGTCGCACCCCTCTCTTTCTACACCTACCATGACGAAAAGTCTCGTAAATACCAACAATCACGGCACTCCGAACGATCCACCAATTACTACGACGGAACAACTTATTTTGGAAACGCTGGAATACCAGACGCAATTACTACTGAAACTGCATCAACGAGTGGAGAAACTTTCCCAACGGAATCCTCCACAATCACAAGGGGACGCCTCGGTTAAGGCAATCGAGTGTGAGTCCGAACAGGCCTCGACTACGGTCCCTGTCACCCCACCCAACGACCAGCCACCGCCCCAGCCTCGTGGTGGTGCCGCCCGACGTCCACTGGTTATCCGTCGCAACCAGAGAAATCGTCGTCCCAATGTTGGAGAACAATGGGGACAAACCCGTATTTATCGATTAACCCGATTACTGGTGGGACTGTATCGGCAGCGGGTGCAGGAACTCGATATGGGGCTCATGCTCAAAATGCTAGTCATGGTGGCCATCTTGATCGCCCGCATTCAAGGTAGTCGTCACCGACGACATCAAGAAACTCCCGAAGAAACTTCCTGGTTGTGGATGTACCGATTCTATTTTTCGTCCTTCTTTATTGTGGTAGCGTTTCTGTACCAAACCGGATTCTTGTCGTTCGTCTACTGGTTCGTAGTGAAGGAAAAGTACGTGACCCGCATTCTGCTGGATGCGGAAGACTTGGATGTGGATGCGGAACTGGTACGGCAGCAACAGCGACCGGAACCACCCCGGCCGGTGCCTCGTGACGCCGAGCCGCAGCCTAACGCCGAAGGAGCGAACAACGATGTGCATGAGAATCGTGAGGGACCGGTGGGCGGTGCTGTTCGTGACGGCGACTGGCAAAACACAGTTTTCGGAGGCCGCATTGCACCGCCTGGTCAAGGGGTAATCGGTGTGGCACAGGATATCGGGTACTTGTTGATCACATTTTTCCTCTCCATCTTTCCCATGTGGCAGCCGGAACGACCTCCGCAGCCAGTGGAAAATCGCGCAGACCCAGAGGCGGACGAATTGCCGCAAGACATACAGCAGCCAGAGAACGGCCCCGGTGAACTGCCTCAAGTTCGAGACCCCGTAAATCCAGTTGAATCGGAATCTGAGAGCGAAGTCGAAGATGACAGCGACTAA
- a CDS encoding predicted protein, with translation MDGSPDFNNDGTVLGGTKGTGITDTPKGETTSPNPPSSLSMARDTPVLRQVSNISLPKTKSGILGTSSNLMNSIVGAGIIGIPYAIRQAGFIVGLLLLLLVAYLTDKSLRVIIELASFHPKLKDLGVLTYEDLMTIPFGRAGNYFVLVNMFILAYGAMVAYLLIIKDTVPVVLRLEVPENQDTNTDGDFWEREFVMLITSLVIVVPLSMMRDMASLAFTSLLSVTADVVLVGFVIAFSPVKSSVSDAGGFGQILADNWINSKLFIGLGVLSTAMACQHSAFIVSGSLENKTAARWAAVTFRSITTSVVLCILLGVAGYLGFLDETRGDILNNFDADSVPANAGRGLLAVTMFFTYPMECFVARHVLVKLLYNGDMDAETVGPDGQVVPEHKWLFGLLGRRERLTLVIYIATLIPALFLNDLGPVLSLTGSLGASCIAYMGPGLVYFGINGDAFLAYTRELLAPHGSSTSTDPQGEIELPVVGDPTATMEQATGNDHASTSRTGKPWWWWVYGFPLWTAIASRGARGTKEFLAALELETGEPLRGPSEDSDEVIGAHKSDYYMSMFFVAFGLVAAVVGVASNIYVQVNNVFFTPT, from the coding sequence ATGGACGGATCCCCAGATTTTAACAACGATGGCACAGTCCTGGGTGGGACGAAGGGTACTGGCATTACGGATACCCCCAAGGGCGAAACAACGTCACCTAATCCAccgtcgtccttgtccatGGCGCGGGATACTCCCGTGCTCCGGCAGGTTTCCAATATCTCTCTACCCAAAACTAAATCCGGAATTTTGGGCACTTCCAGCAATTTGATGAATTCCATCGTAGGCGCCGGCATTATCGGTATCCCCTACGCTATCCGCCAAGCCGGATTCATCGTGGGGCTCTTGCTTCTCCTCCTGGTGGCCTACTTGACCGACAAGAGTCTGCGCGTCATTATTGAGCTCGCATCTTTTCACCCCAAACTCAAAGATCTCGGCGTCCTCACCTACGAAGACCTCATGACGATACCCTTTGGACGAGCCGGAAACTACTTTGTACTCGTCAACATGTTCATTCTCGCCTACGGAGCCATGGTTGCCTACCTACTCATCATTAAAGATACCGTGCCGGTAGTTCTGCGACTGGAAGTCCCGGAAAATCAGGACACAAACACAGACGGTGACTTTTGGGAACGTGAATTTGTCATGCTTATCACTAGCTTGGTCATTGTCGTGCCGCTCAGTATGATGCGCGACATGGCCAGTCTCGCCTTTACCTCCCTGCTCTCCGTCACGGCCGACGTGGTACTGGTGGGATTCGTCATTGCATTCTCTCCCGTCAAATCCAGTGTGAGCGACGCCGGCGGTTTCGGGCAAATCCTGGCCGACAACTGGATCAACAGTAAACTCTTTATTGGTCTCGGTGTGCTCAGTACAGCCATGGCTTGCCAACATTCCGCCTTTATCGTCAGCGGCAGTCTCGAAAACAAAACCGCCGCACGCTGGGCCGCCGTTACCTTCCGATCCATAACGACGTCCGTCGTCTTGTGTATTCTGCTCGGCGTCGCCGGCTACTTGGGATTTTTGGACGAAACTCGCGGCGACATTCTCAACAATTTTGACGCCGACAGTGTACCCGCCAACGCTGGACGAGGTCTCCTCGCCGTCACCATGTTCTTTACCTACCCCATGGAATGCTTCGTGGCCCGCCACGTACTCGTCAAGTTGCTTTACAACGGTGATATGGATGCCGAAACGGTGGGACCAGACGGACAAGTCGTTCCGGAACATAAGTGGCTCTTTGGTCTCTTGGGACGTCGGGAACGCTTAACGTTGGTGATCTACATAGCAACGCTTATTCCAGCATTGTTTTTAAACGATCTGGGTCCAGTTTTGTCACTGACGGGATCCCTCGGCGCTTCCTGTATTGCCTACATGGGACCGGGATTGGTGTATTTTGGAATCAACGGCGACGCCTTTTTGGCCTACACGAGGGAGCTTTTGGCACCCCACGGTAGCAGTACTAGTACTGATCCGCAAGGAGAAATTGAACTTCCCGTCGTGGGCGATCCCACCGCGACGATGGAACAGGCTACCGGCAACGACCACGCCTCAACATCCAGAACGGGTAAAccttggtggtggtgggtaTACGGTTTCCCTCTATGGACCGCCATTGCCTCGAGGGGGGCGAGGGGTACCAAGGAGTTTCTGGCCGCACTCGAGCTGGAAACTGGAGAACCCTTGCGGGGGCCGTCCGAGGATTCCGACGAAGTCATTGGCGCGCACAAGAGCGACTACTACATGAGCATGTTCTTCGTCGCCTTTGGGTTGGTCGCCGCCGTGGTCGGCGTTGCGAGCAATATTTATGTCCAAGTGAACAACGTATTCTTCACACCGACATAA
- the rps19 gene encoding predicted protein (Homologous to the rps19 gene in the chloroplast genome of C. reinhardtii), producing MDAEKVAELRKKRQFRKFTFRGIELEALLDLTNDELMDLVCARARRRMSRGLKRKPMALIKRLRQAKKEAPQGEKPRGIKTHLRNMIIVPEMIGSIIGIYNGKMFCGVEMKPEMIGMYLGEFAITYKPVRHGRPGVSAAHQTRFIPL from the coding sequence ATGGACGCTGAAAAGGTTGCCGAACTGCGCAAGAAGCGCCAATTCCGAAAGTTCACCTTTCGTGGTATCGAGCTCGAAGCACTCCTGGACTTGACCAACGATGAGCTCATGGACTTGGTCTGTGCACGCGCACGTCGTCGCATGTCCCGAGGTCTGAAGCGTAAGCCCATGGCATTGATCAAGCGTCTGCGTCAAGCCAAGAAGGAAGCTCCGCAAGGCGAAAAGCCTCGTGGTATCAAGACCCACTTGCGTAACATGATTATTGTTCCGGAAATGATCGGCAGTATTATTGGTATCTACAACGGAAAGATGTTCTGTGGTGTGGAAATGAAGCCGGAAATGATCGGCATGTATCTTGGAGAATTCGCCATCACCTACAAGCCTGTGCGGCACGGACGTCCCGGTGTCAGCGCAGCGCACCAAACGCGATTCATTCCGCTTTAA
- the helicase_6 gene encoding predicted protein (ATP-dependent helicase. Highly closed to the Thalassiosira protein thaps1 100352.): protein MVNPTKKGGSSGGNGFKALGLSDEVYKGIIRMGFRMPTPVQRKSLPVVLTGVDTVVMARTGSGKTCAFLIPLLEKLLDTPKGQNGNHVRGVILSPTRELSQQTLRVMNKLAADTDIRSIGIHGGEGMEKQFNQLASKPDVIIATPGRLAHHLSEIPDFKLAGCAMCILDEADRLLEMGFSMQIRQIARSMPETCQKVMLSATMPKVLVEFTKSGFAVDPAVVRLDQEASVSEELRIAFITCRSLDKDAALLHVLHHIKEDQEEHADSRTGLSLIFAATRHHVEYVTTLLIAAGFDAVMIYGTLDQEARKINLAAFRSGKRPILVTTDVAARGIDVPLIDHVIHYHFPSSPKLFVHRSGRAARAGRIGYCWGLIEPDELPYMIELHLFLGRKPMSAEQKTDDGKTIETTYTLNEMSPDMVHYGCVPESILTMEVENVQRIMDSELSGSLEAESLRALTKVCKNAMKQYRRTRTEASR from the exons ATGGTGAACCCAACGAAAAAAGGGGGTAGCAGCGGAGGCAATGGTTTTAAAGCGTTAGGACTATCTGATGAAGTCTACAAGGGGATTATCCGGATGGGATTTCGA ATGCCTACGCCGGTGCAGCGGAAGTCTTTACCTGTTGTTTTGACTGGTGTCGATACTGTAGTAATGGCCAGAACTGGGTCTGGAAAAACGTGTGCTTTTCTGATTCCGCTACTGGAAAAGCTATTGGATACACCAAAGGGTCAAAACGGCAACCATGTGCGAGGTGTTATTCTTTCACCTACACGCGAGCTGTCTCAACAAACGCTAAGGGTCATGAATAAGTTGGCGGCAGACACAGACATCCGGTCCATCGGTATTCACGGAGGagaaggaatggaaaaacAATTCAATCAACTCGCCTCCAAGCCAGATGTGATTATCGCGACACCTGGTCGCTTGGCACATCACTTGTCCGAAATTCCGGATTTTAAGCTTGCAGGATGCGCCATGTGCATCCTGGATGAGGCGGATCGATTGTTGGAAATGGGCTTTTCTATGCAAATCCGTCAAATTGCTCGCAGTATGCCAGAAACCTGCCAGAAAGTTATGTTGTCCGCCACGATGCCTAAAGTTCTAGTAGAGTTTACAAAGTCCGGTTTTGCAGTAGATCCTGCGGTTGTTCGTTTGGATCAGGAAGCGAGCGTTTCGGAAGAGCTTCGCATTGCGTTCATTACGTGTCGTAGTCTTGACAAGGATGCCGCACTTCTTCACGTTTTGCACCATATTAAAGAAGACCAGGAAGAGCACGCAGACAGTCGGACCGGATTATCCCTTATTTTTGCCGCTACTAGACACCACGTCGAGTATGTTACAACTCTACTAATAGCGGCAGGTTTTGATGCTGTAATGATCTATGGAACTCTGGATCAAGAGGCTCGTAAGATAAATCTCGCAGCCTTCAGAAGCGGAAAGAGACCTATCTTGGTGACAACAGATGTTGCCGCTCGTGGAATCGACGTACCGCTCATCGATCACGTCATCCACTACCATTTTCCTTCATCTCCGAAATTGTTTGTTCATCGATCTGGACGAGCGGCACGCGCAGGGCGAATTGGGTATTGTTGGGGTTTGATAGAGCCAGACGAGTTGCCATACATGATTGAACTACACCTTTTTCTCGGAAGAAAACCAATGTCGGCAGAACAGAAAACCGATGATGGAAAAACAATAGAAACAACGTATACGCTCAATGAGATGTCGCCCGATATGGTTCACTATGGATGCGTCCCCGAATCAATCTTAACCATGGAAGTTGAAAACGTTCAACGTATCATGGACTCGGAGCTAAGTGGGTCGTTGGAAGCTGAATCACTCCGTGCTCTGACAAAAGTTTGCAAGAACGCCATGAAACAATATCGCCGGACTCGAACCGAAGCTAGTCGT
- a CDS encoding predicted protein — MVGSTSKFTSRLIWLLLWTSTTAFLTLPGKNPVLFPDGGRLRIQITKARHSERTRYTNRLPHDSRPKCFVGIRRWAKGDVTGENHSETTAVENATSPDGLSVESFDGGGFAGYLAPYALAALGSIAATAIFVKFVLMDY; from the coding sequence ATGGTCGGCTCCACGTCAAAGTTCACGTCTAGGCTGATATGGTTGTTGCTGTGGACGAGCACCACCGCTTTTCTCACGCTCCCCGGCAAGAATCCAGTACTCTTTCCTGATGGTGGTCGCCTTCGTATCCAAATTACCAAAGCAAGGCACTCTGAACGGACCCGGTACACTAACCGACTTCCGCACGATAGTCGTCCAAAGTGTTTTGTAGGGATTAGGCGCTGGGCCAAGGGGGATGTGACTGGCGAAAATCACTCTGAAACGACCGCTGTAGAAAATGCAACCTCGCCAGATGGCCTTTCGGTGGAGAGTTTTGATGGTGGCGGTTTCGCTGGATACTTGGCACCCTACGCTTTGGCCGCACTGGGGTCAATCGCTGCGACGGCAATCTTTGTCAAATTTGTGTTGATGGACTATTAG
- the AP1mu gene encoding predicted protein (Medium chain (mu subunit) of AP1 vesicle coat complex, ortholog of T. pseudonana TPS_143660), whose protein sequence is MVASAVFITDLQGKNIISRNYRGDVPMQKALERFQTYLLETTDESKKPVFHVDSNGDSYIYIALSNLYLCAVTTRNSNVALILTFLYRLSQVFKDYFGTLEEESIRDNFVIIYELLDETMDHGLPQALDSMILRSFITQGANRMSEDARNKPPVALTNAVSWRAEGIKHKKNEIFLDVVEKLNLLVSANGTVLHSEILGAVKMRSFLSGMPELKLGLNDKLMFEATGRANQAKGKAVELEDIKFHQCVRLARFENDRTISFIPPDGEFDLMTYRLNTHVKPLIWVEAVVEPHKGSRIEYMIKTRSQFKSRSVANNVEIIIPVPPDVDSPSFKCSVGSVSYLPDKDSAVWTIKQFHGGREYLMRAHFGLPSISASDIDPEAKKKGDNAWKAPIRVQFEIPYFTVSGIQVRYLKIIERSGYQALPWVRYITANGDYQLRMA, encoded by the exons ATGGTTGCTTCGGCCGTCTTCATTACGGACTTGCAAGGCAAGAACATTATCAGTCGAAACTACCGCGGCGATGTACCAATGCAGAAGGCTCTGGAACGTTTTCAAACGTACTTGCTAGAAACCACCGACGAATCCAAGAAACCGGTCTTTCATGTCGACAGCAATGGCGATT CGTACATCTACATTGCG CTGTCCAACCTGTACTTGTGCGCCGTGACGACACGAAATTCCAACGTTGCTTTGATTCTGACTTTTCTCTATCGACTATCCCAAGTCTTCAAGGACTACTTCGGcactttggaagaagaaagcaTTCGAGACAACTTTGTGATCATATACGAGCTACTGGACGAAACCATGGATCACGGTTTACCGCAAGCGTTGGACAGTATGATTCTGCGTTCGTTCATCACCCAGGGTGCCAACCGGATGTCGGAAGACGCACGAAACAAGCCCCCGGTAGCTCTCACCAACGCAGTTTCCTGGCGCGCCGAAGgaatcaaacacaaaaagAATGAAATCTTCTTGGATGTCGTGGAGAAGCTAAACTTGCTGGTTTCGGCCAACGGTACAGTCTTGCATTCGGAGATCCTTGGCGCCGTCAAGATGAGGTCCTTTCTTTCCGGCATGCCCGAGCTTAAACTAGGTCTCAACGATAAACTCATGTTTGAAGCCACGGGCCGAGCGAATCAAGCGAAAGGAAAGGCCGTGGAACTCGAAGACATCAAGTTCCATCAATGCGTGCGCCTCGCCCGCTTTGAAAACGACCGCACCATTTCCTTCATCCCTCCCGACGGTGAGTTTGATCTCATGACGTACCGCCTAAATACGCACGTCAAACCGTTGATTTGGGTCGAGGCTGTCGTCGAGCCGCACAAAGGAAGTCGTATCGAGTACATGATCAAGACGCGATCCCAGTTTAAATCGCGATCCGTCGCCAACAACGTGGAGATCATCATTCCCGTCCCTCCGGACGTCGATTCGCCTTCTTTCAAGTGTTCGGTCGGCAGCGTTTCGTACTTGCCCGACAAAGATTCCGCTGTTTGGACAATCAAACAGTTCCACGGCGGTCGTGAATATTTGATGCGGGCGCATTTTGGTTTGCCAAGTATTTCAGCATCAGATATTGACCccgaagcgaaaaagaagggaGATAACGCTTGGAAGGCGCCGATTCGGGTACAGTTTGAAATTCCATACTTTACTGTTTCCGGCATTCAAGTCCGGTATTTGAAGATCATCGAACGAAGCGGCTACCAGGCGTTACCATGGGTTCGTTACATTACCGCCAATGGTGACTACCAGTTAAGAATGGCATAA
- a CDS encoding predicted protein: protein MSGPKSDTLLLLLATALITPVCKRLGTSPILGFLASGMLLGPNGCGLISGIHTTETLAELGIVFFLFEMGIELSFDRLLSMRKDVFGLGFLQFSITAVAVALVGKLAGLPANALVVLGGGLALSSSAFVLQLLKDKNQLATRFGKAAFGILLFQDLAVVPLLVVTPILAGSGQGLASAVGSAVVKAAMALGSIAVAGRFVLNPLFKTVAQAQSQEAFLGVVLLTVLSMSFMTEGLGLSNTLGAFLAGVLLSETKYRYQVEADIAPFRGILLGFFFVTVGFEIDLALIWSQLPLVGSLVMGIILIKAAITTALSLAFGLSLSTSQQTGLILSQGGEFAFVAFGLARSLGILDVATTKLLLTSVSLTMALTPAMATIGAKVAKRLEESSDFTHYLGQDRDANEIKESDDFAVVIGYGVVGKVVCDLLDRKFIKYVGLDIDPNKAIQARNAGLPVFYGDIGRQEVAEAFNVGKAKAVIVCIANRAQANRCVIALRRWYPNLKIFARAADADHANRLQTTLNVAAMVPILPEDNLLL, encoded by the coding sequence ATGAGTGGTCCCAAATCGGATAcgcttttgcttctgctAGCGACTGCATTAATTACGCCAGTCTGCAAGCGTCTCGGAACGAGTCCAATCCTCGGTTTTCTTGCTTCGGGCATGCTTCTAGGACCTAATGGGTGTGGACTCATTTCGGGTATTCACACCACGGAAACCCTGGCCGAACTCGgcatcgttttcttcttgttcgaaATGGGGATTGAGCTTAGCTTTGACCGTCTCTTGTCCATGCGAAAAGATGTGTTCGGGTTGGGTTTTTTGCAATTTTCCATCActgccgttgccgtcgcgCTTGTGGGCAAATTGGCTGGCTTGCCGGCCAACGCTTTGGTCGTACTTGGTGGAGGGCTCGCATTGAGCTCGTCCGCTTTTGTGTTACAATTACTCAAAGATAAAAATCAGCTCGCCACGCGGTTTGGCAAGGCAGCTTTTGGTATATTACTTTTTCAAGATTTAGCCGTTGTGCCATTGCTCGTGGTGACACCAATTTTGGCCGGATCGGGACAAGGATTGGCGTCGGCAGTTGGTTCAGCCGTTGTTAAGGCCGCTATGGCTTTGGGGTCGATCGCAGTTGCTGGTCGTTTTGTATTGAATCCACTCTTCAAGACCGTGGCTCAGGCACAGTCACAAGAAGCCTTTCTCGGGGTTGTGCTACTGACCGTGCTGTCAATGAGCTTTATGACGGAAGGTTTGGGATTGAGCAATACACTGGGAGCTTTTTTGGCAGGGGTCCTGTTGTCGGAAACCAAATATCGATACCAGGTAGAAGCTGACATTGCACCGTTTCGAGGAATTCTGCTGGGATTCTTTTTTGTGACGGTCGGTTTCGAGATTGACTTGGCCTTGATTTGGTCACAGCTCCCCCTGGTTGGTAGCTTAGTGATGGGCATCATACTTATCAAGGCCGCTATAACGACCGCCTTGTCGCTAGCGTTCGGGTTGAGTCTATCGACCAGTCAACAAACAGGGTTGATTCTTAGTCAAGGTGGAGAATTTGCTTTCGTTGCCTTCGGTCTAGCACGGTCCTTGGGGATTTTAGACGTGGCGACAACCAAGCTCCTCTTGACAAGTGTGAGTTTGACCATGGCATTGACCCCTGCAATGGCCACAATCGGTGCCAAAGTAGCCAAGCGCCTCGAAGAATCTAGTGATTTTACACATTATTTGGGACAGGATCGTGACGCCAACGAGATTAAGGAGAGTGACGACTTTGCGGTTGTGATTGGATATGGGGTTGTGGGTAAAGTTGTTTGCGACCTGCTTGATCGGAAATTCATTAAGTACGTCGGTTTGGATATTGATCCGAACAAAGCGATTCAAGCGAGAAATGCTGGTCTTCCCGTATTCTACGGAGACATTGGTAGACAAGAAGTTGCCGAAGCCTTCAACGTTGGTAAAGCGAAAGCCGTGATTGTATGCATTGCAAATCGGGCGCAAGCAAATCGGTGTGTGATTGCTTTACGACGATGGTACCCTAATCTGAAAATATTTGCCCGCGCAGCAGACGCAGATCACGCCAATCGTCTGCAGACTACACTCAATGTTGCAGCCATGGTACCCATTCTACCGGAGGACAATTTATTACTG
- a CDS encoding predicted protein, translated as MKRPSLPMLSVLCLGATSLAVVPSAAQVGADPIPRCGDCWCIPEGGTEDGTCPTFEGIWQSFPAAWIDSFTSFELLASSPPLTLVAEGTDSADCYPFADSVGARPQNNYPESEAPQCKLLSSLSEDATTTAVCGYKYADEAASCRGRTYEIVSYESAVAAETDFAVVVHSGQCGVCSNAVDLAVRMNTIDSIADITAACAASYFVSTTAGARFGELTDCIQNAGFTTPCATLWAHFAATNAAVCSLACVSADNEQNFNGPPPMCELSECLACSNTLFEDDLNRLAGVYKSPWNAGFADAVATPCSAFTRIADLDPCQGLAPTISPAPSAMPLVPTPTSGTRVILNDFALVPIFAWLTWRHLYV; from the exons ATGAAGAGGCCCTCACTGCCGATGCTTTCGGTCCTATGCTTAGGCGCCACCTCCTTAGCCGTCGTCCCAAGCGCAGCTCAGGTAGGAGCTGATCCGATTCCTCGATGTGGGGATTGCTGGTGCATTCCAGAAGGCGGGACGGAAGACGGAACCTGTCCTACTTTTGAAGGAATTTGGCAAAGCTTTCCGGCAGCCTGGATTGATTCCTTTACATCTTTCGAACTCCTCGCCTCGTCTCCACCTTTGACGCTGGTCGCAGAAGGCACCGATAGCGCCGACTGTTACCCTTTTGCCGACTCCGTCGGAGCTCGTCCACAAAATAACTATCCCGAATCGGAAGCACCCCAATGTAAGCTTTTGTCCTCTCTATCGGAAGACGCCACTACCACTGCGGTGTGCGGCTACAAATACGCTGACGAGGCTGCCTCCTGTCGCGGACGCACGTACGAGATTGTGTCCTACGAATCCGCCGTCGCTGCCGAAACAGATTTCGCGGTGGTCGTTCATTCTGGCCAGTGTGGAGTGTGTAGCAACGCAGTCGACTTGGCCGTTCGCATGAACACCATAGATAGTATTGCCGATATTACGGCTGCCTGTGCAGCCAGCTA TTTTGTGAGTACAACAGCCGGTGCTCGCTTTGGGGAATTGACTGATTGTATCCAAAACGCAGGTTTTACAACACCCTGCGCTACACTGTGGGCTCACTTTGCCGCTACCAACGCCGCTGTTTGCTCTCTCGCCTGCGTATCTGCGGACAACGAACAGAACTTTAACGGCCCACCGCCAATGTGCGAGTTAAGCGAATGTCTTGCATGTAGCAACACTCTGTTCGAGGATGATTTGAACCGGTTGGCTGGAGTATACAAGTCCCCTTGGAACGCTGGCTTTGCCGATGCTGTTGCCACACCTTGCTCCGCCTTTACTCGCATAGCGGACCTTGATCCCTGCCAGGGACTGGCACCCACAATCAGTCCAGCTCCATCAGCTATGCCTCTGGTTCCCACGCCGACATCCGGCACCCGCGTGATTTTGAACGACTTTGCCTTGGTGCCCATCTTCGCCTGGCTAACATGGCGACATTTGTATGTTTAG